The following DNA comes from Pirellulales bacterium.
TGCGGGGCCGCTGGACCTATCTAGCACGCGGTTCATAACCGAAGTAGCGGCGGAAGCCCTGCACAAATTCGGACCGCTCACAAGCCTAGAGCTGGTTGTGGCGCTGCGGGCGGGTGGTTATCGAACCGACGCTCCGGCGCGGGCACTACTGAATAATGTTGCTACGTCACTGAGGCGCAATCGGCTGTTTCGGAAGGACGGCAAACGGTGGTCTCTCAAATCTGCTCTCGCTTCGCCTTAACGTCGGCCAGTTTGCGGCCGGTTATCTTCGCAATCTCCGCGTCAGTAAAGTTGCGGAACAATCCAAGTTCGGTCGGTCCCCATTTGCCCGGCATCCTTACTTGTCGCGTCCAAGAGGCGATTCCCAGCTTGCGGCGCTTGAGAGCGACCGACTGATGCGAAACACCAAGTTTCTTGGCAATCACGCTGTCCGACATCGTGCCTAGCAGGGCGATTTCGGGGGCGGTCCAATGGTGATGGCCGGGGTGCATCCCCCCATTGTAACGCGGGGGCAGCAGAAACGTGTATAATGCTGGCCCCCCCCCCAAATAATGGCAAATTTAACCACTTGACTTGCGCTATATAATTTTATATAGAATAACTGTGGGGCAGGTACCTACAGGCCCGATATAAGGAATCGGTGATGACAATAAGGCATGACGCATCGCACAAATTAAATTCTCCAAAGTACCTGGTGGTGGCAGTTGGCCCAGCAAAAATCGAAGGCAGAAAAATCCTAACGCCAGTTCAATACGCACACATGGTAGCGATTGAAAAAAGACTCGAAGATTGGGGCAATCGTGACGAATTGGCTGACTTGGATATTGAAAAAGTTACGAATCAAATCTGGGAATTGAAAGAAAAAGGTGGGCCGCTCCACAAGAAGAACATTCGAGTTTATTTTTCCGTATTGGAAGAGAGCCGTGAGGTTGTCGTTTTGAAAACCTACAAAAAGGAGCAAGATGGACAAGTTTCTAGGCATGTTTTGATTAGCGCTGAAGATCGGCTTGATGATTACGAGGCCGGGCTATTAAACGCCGGGAAATCCGTTCACATACCGACCGCAGTGCCAAAAAACGCCCGCTAGGATCGACCATCGCAACCCAATCGCTTCGGAGGACTAACACATGTCATTAACAGTGAGCAACGACAGGAAGCGCAAGCTCACAAAAGAGGAGGAATCCTTACTGAATTTACTGGAAAGGTTGCCCTTGAAAAAACAGGAGCGACTATTGGAACTTTCCAGGCTATTCAAAGATGCGTGCGACGATGCTGAGAAGTGCGAAATTCGCGAAACTATGGCTGAGGTTATATTCCGTGCTCGGCCATTAACCGCTTCGCCAGTCGATGATGACGTAACAAAAGTCGAGATCGACAAACTTTCTAATCATCGCCGTTATGTAGCTAAGCAGATCAAAAAACTCAGAGTCAAGTCAGGAATGACGCAAGGGCAATTGGCAAAAAAAGCCAAACTGCCTCAGCCGCATATTGCCCGACTTGAATCGGGGTACCATGCGCCGACGTATAAGACAATAGAAAGGATCGCTGGTGCTTTGGGAGTAGAACCAGGAATAATTGATCCAGCCTATGATTGATTCAGCAACATATCTGTTTTTTCCAAGTGACGGGCCGTTCTCTGAGTTTACGGAGAGCGGCCCGCGCTTTGGAAGTGCAGCGACTTTATAACTCGCCTGTGGAACGGTTCGCGCCGTGGGGTTCGATTCCCACCCTCTCCGCTAGCCTATTGCTGGCGTTTGGCTGCCCGGCTGAGGCAGCCCCTAACCCACTCAGATAGCGAAAGTCGCGCCTTATCGGCTGCCCGTTGATATAAGGCCCGTTCCGCGTCTGTCATGCGTATAGGCACGATTTTGGCCGGCTCCCCGCTGGGGTCACGGGCTGGCCTGCCCGGTTCGCGTTTGGTTTCCATGCCAATAACGTAATACGAAATTCTTTGAAAATCAAGTGCAAAGTTATTGACAGAAACCCGATAGTTTCGTATATACGTAAATAGAGCAAATGAAACCCCGGTCTTGCTGATAACAAGGCCGGGGGAACGAAACTAGGCTTTCGCCCAATCTCGCCTGAGAAACCTGATTGTAAGCGAAGGCCGCAACGAAAGAAAGCAGCGGCCATGATACGGATAACCTGCCAGCACGAAACCCGGAAGAAACACGGCAAGGATCGTAAGGGCAATCAGCGGTGGAAGTGCTGCCTCTGCGGCGCAACGATTACGTCCGCCGAACACCGCCGGCCACTCGGCGATATGCGGATTGACCTGGACGATGCCTGCCGCGTGTTGTCGATGCTCTTGGAAGGAATGAGCATTCGCGGTTGCTCGCGGCTAACCGGCATCAAAGCCAACACCATTTGCGACTTGATTCTACTCGTCGGCGAAAACTGCGAAAAGTTTCTCCGCGCCAACGTCAAGAATGTTGCCGCCGATCAAATCGAATTGGACGAAATTTGGGATTTCGTCGGAATGAAACACCGCACGAAAGAGCGCAAGGGATATATTAGCGAAGATGGCGATGCGTGGACGTGGCTGGCCATCGACGTTAAGAGCAAGCTGATTTTGTCGCATACGGTCGGCGGACGCGATGAATACACTTGCAACCGATTCTTGCAACAGTTGAACGGCGCTACGGCCGGCCCCTGCCAAGTGACAAGCGATGGCTTGCGAACCTACACAAACAGTGTGCCATTTTTCATGGGCAGCCGTTGCTCGTTCGCTCAATTGGTCAAAACGTATTCCAGCACGCAGACCGAAACACGTTACAGCCCGGCCACGATAATAAGCGCCGAAAAGCATCCAGTGTTCGGCAATCCAGACCCAAACAAAATCAGTACTTCGCGGTCGGAACGTTTGAATTTGTCGG
Coding sequences within:
- a CDS encoding helix-turn-helix transcriptional regulator yields the protein MSLTVSNDRKRKLTKEEESLLNLLERLPLKKQERLLELSRLFKDACDDAEKCEIRETMAEVIFRARPLTASPVDDDVTKVEIDKLSNHRRYVAKQIKKLRVKSGMTQGQLAKKAKLPQPHIARLESGYHAPTYKTIERIAGALGVEPGIIDPAYD